From the Hevea brasiliensis isolate MT/VB/25A 57/8 chromosome 15, ASM3005281v1, whole genome shotgun sequence genome, one window contains:
- the LOC110649060 gene encoding uncharacterized protein LOC110649060 isoform X1: MDLKPGAGGQRVNRFVDPFAQISYHFLQFLWRTLHLLVSLWYLQVSMVQMIEGFLISSGLVKRYGALDIDKVRYLAIVVDSEEAYQISKVIQLLKWVEDMGVKHLCLYDSKGVLKTNKKTIMESLNNAMPFEEAVEKDVLLDQKQMTVEFASSSDGKEAITRAANVLFMKYLKYAKTGVGKEEPCFTEDQMDEALKAIGYKGPEPDLLLIYGPVRCHLGFSPWRLRYTEMVHMGPLRYMNLGSLKKAIHRFTTVQQNYGT; this comes from the exons ATGGATTTGAAACCTGGAGCTGGAGGGCAGAGAGTTAATCGTTTTGTGGATCCG tTTGCGCAGATTAGttatcattttcttcaatttctgtgGCGTACTCTACATCTTCTTGTCAGCTTATGGTACCTTCAAGTTAGTATGGTCCAAATGATCGAAGGCTTTCTAATCTCTAGTGGACTTGTGAAACGCTATGGAGCCCTCGATATTGACAAGGTCCGGTACCTTGCCATTGTGGTAGATAGTGAAGAAGCTTACCAAATTTCTAAAGTTATTCAGCTTTTGAAATGGGTGGAAGATATGGGTGTGAAACATTTATGCCTCTATGATTCAAAAG GAGTTCTCAAGACAAACAAGAAAACCATCATGGAGAGTTTGAACAATGCTATGCCATTTGAG GAAGCAGTTGAAAAAGATGTTTTACTGGACCAGAAACAGATGACTGTGGAATTTGCTTCCAGCTCCGATGGAAAGGAAGCAATAACCAGGGCAGCTAACGTACTCTTTATGAAGTATTTGAAGTATGCTAAAACTGGTGTAGGAAAGGAAGAACCATGCTTTACAGAAGATCAAATGGATGAGGCACTAAAAGCTATAG GTTACAAAGGGCCGGAACCTGACTTGCTATTAATTTATGGACCTGTTAGATGCCATCTAGGTTTCTCACCGTGGAGACTTCGATATACTGAGATGGT GCATATGGGACCCTTGAGGTACATGAACCTCGGTTCACTAAAAAAGGCCATTCACAGGTTCACAACAGTGCAGCAAAATTATG GTACATGA
- the LOC110649060 gene encoding uncharacterized protein LOC110649060 isoform X4: MVQMIEGFLISSGLVKRYGALDIDKVRYLAIVVDSEEAYQISKVIQLLKWVEDMGVKHLCLYDSKGVLKTNKKTIMESLNNAMPFEEAVEKDVLLDQKQMTVEFASSSDGKEAITRAANVLFMKYLKYAKTGVGKEEPCFTEDQMDEALKAIGYKGPEPDLLLIYGPVRCHLGFSPWRLRYTEMVHMGPLRYMNLGSLKKAIHRFTTVQQNYGT; encoded by the exons ATGGTCCAAATGATCGAAGGCTTTCTAATCTCTAGTGGACTTGTGAAACGCTATGGAGCCCTCGATATTGACAAGGTCCGGTACCTTGCCATTGTGGTAGATAGTGAAGAAGCTTACCAAATTTCTAAAGTTATTCAGCTTTTGAAATGGGTGGAAGATATGGGTGTGAAACATTTATGCCTCTATGATTCAAAAG GAGTTCTCAAGACAAACAAGAAAACCATCATGGAGAGTTTGAACAATGCTATGCCATTTGAG GAAGCAGTTGAAAAAGATGTTTTACTGGACCAGAAACAGATGACTGTGGAATTTGCTTCCAGCTCCGATGGAAAGGAAGCAATAACCAGGGCAGCTAACGTACTCTTTATGAAGTATTTGAAGTATGCTAAAACTGGTGTAGGAAAGGAAGAACCATGCTTTACAGAAGATCAAATGGATGAGGCACTAAAAGCTATAG GTTACAAAGGGCCGGAACCTGACTTGCTATTAATTTATGGACCTGTTAGATGCCATCTAGGTTTCTCACCGTGGAGACTTCGATATACTGAGATGGT GCATATGGGACCCTTGAGGTACATGAACCTCGGTTCACTAAAAAAGGCCATTCACAGGTTCACAACAGTGCAGCAAAATTATG GTACATGA
- the LOC110649060 gene encoding uncharacterized protein LOC110649060 isoform X3, with protein MGLWFCDLCFGRVMDLKPGAGGQRVNRFVDPISYHFLQFLWRTLHLLVSLWYLQVSMVQMIEGFLISSGLVKRYGALDIDKVRYLAIVVDSEEAYQISKVIQLLKWVEDMGVKHLCLYDSKGVLKTNKKTIMESLNNAMPFEEAVEKDVLLDQKQMTVEFASSSDGKEAITRAANVLFMKYLKYAKTGVGKEEPCFTEDQMDEALKAIGYKGPEPDLLLIYGPVRCHLGFSPWRLRYTEMVHMGPLRYMNLGSLKKAIHRFTTVQQNYGT; from the exons ATGGGTCTCTGGTTTTGTGATTTATGCTTTGGTAGAGTAATGGATTTGAAACCTGGAGCTGGAGGGCAGAGAGTTAATCGTTTTGTGGATCCG ATTAGttatcattttcttcaatttctgtgGCGTACTCTACATCTTCTTGTCAGCTTATGGTACCTTCAAGTTAGTATGGTCCAAATGATCGAAGGCTTTCTAATCTCTAGTGGACTTGTGAAACGCTATGGAGCCCTCGATATTGACAAGGTCCGGTACCTTGCCATTGTGGTAGATAGTGAAGAAGCTTACCAAATTTCTAAAGTTATTCAGCTTTTGAAATGGGTGGAAGATATGGGTGTGAAACATTTATGCCTCTATGATTCAAAAG GAGTTCTCAAGACAAACAAGAAAACCATCATGGAGAGTTTGAACAATGCTATGCCATTTGAG GAAGCAGTTGAAAAAGATGTTTTACTGGACCAGAAACAGATGACTGTGGAATTTGCTTCCAGCTCCGATGGAAAGGAAGCAATAACCAGGGCAGCTAACGTACTCTTTATGAAGTATTTGAAGTATGCTAAAACTGGTGTAGGAAAGGAAGAACCATGCTTTACAGAAGATCAAATGGATGAGGCACTAAAAGCTATAG GTTACAAAGGGCCGGAACCTGACTTGCTATTAATTTATGGACCTGTTAGATGCCATCTAGGTTTCTCACCGTGGAGACTTCGATATACTGAGATGGT GCATATGGGACCCTTGAGGTACATGAACCTCGGTTCACTAAAAAAGGCCATTCACAGGTTCACAACAGTGCAGCAAAATTATG GTACATGA
- the LOC110649060 gene encoding uncharacterized protein LOC110649060 isoform X2: MDLKPGAGGQRVNRFVDPISYHFLQFLWRTLHLLVSLWYLQVSMVQMIEGFLISSGLVKRYGALDIDKVRYLAIVVDSEEAYQISKVIQLLKWVEDMGVKHLCLYDSKGVLKTNKKTIMESLNNAMPFEEAVEKDVLLDQKQMTVEFASSSDGKEAITRAANVLFMKYLKYAKTGVGKEEPCFTEDQMDEALKAIGYKGPEPDLLLIYGPVRCHLGFSPWRLRYTEMVHMGPLRYMNLGSLKKAIHRFTTVQQNYGT, from the exons ATGGATTTGAAACCTGGAGCTGGAGGGCAGAGAGTTAATCGTTTTGTGGATCCG ATTAGttatcattttcttcaatttctgtgGCGTACTCTACATCTTCTTGTCAGCTTATGGTACCTTCAAGTTAGTATGGTCCAAATGATCGAAGGCTTTCTAATCTCTAGTGGACTTGTGAAACGCTATGGAGCCCTCGATATTGACAAGGTCCGGTACCTTGCCATTGTGGTAGATAGTGAAGAAGCTTACCAAATTTCTAAAGTTATTCAGCTTTTGAAATGGGTGGAAGATATGGGTGTGAAACATTTATGCCTCTATGATTCAAAAG GAGTTCTCAAGACAAACAAGAAAACCATCATGGAGAGTTTGAACAATGCTATGCCATTTGAG GAAGCAGTTGAAAAAGATGTTTTACTGGACCAGAAACAGATGACTGTGGAATTTGCTTCCAGCTCCGATGGAAAGGAAGCAATAACCAGGGCAGCTAACGTACTCTTTATGAAGTATTTGAAGTATGCTAAAACTGGTGTAGGAAAGGAAGAACCATGCTTTACAGAAGATCAAATGGATGAGGCACTAAAAGCTATAG GTTACAAAGGGCCGGAACCTGACTTGCTATTAATTTATGGACCTGTTAGATGCCATCTAGGTTTCTCACCGTGGAGACTTCGATATACTGAGATGGT GCATATGGGACCCTTGAGGTACATGAACCTCGGTTCACTAAAAAAGGCCATTCACAGGTTCACAACAGTGCAGCAAAATTATG GTACATGA